GAAGACCGGCACGTCGTCGCCGATGCGGCGGTGGAAACCCGTGATCAGCCGGGACGGCACTGCGGTGCCGGCTTGCGCGGCCGAGTCGCCGGTGAGCAGGTAGCCCTCGTCGTCGAGGAAGAGCGCGGTCGCGGTCGCCGGCGTGCTCTCGCCCAGCCACAACGGCTCGGGATCGTCCCACCGGTCACCTTGCCGGCGACGGAGCGCGGCGTGGGTCCGGGCAGCGCCGAGGTCGATGCCGAGCACGTAGGGCACCGCCGCTTCCTCCCTTCGTCGCAGTCAGGGTTCGGCCAAGGGGCGTAACTCACTGAACGGATACGCATCCTCACCCGTTCGGGTCAGACGGGCAAGAGTGGGGTGGGATTTAACCCAACCGGGTTCCGCGTGTCCGATCCCCTAACTCCCTAACGATCTCATATCGACCCCCTAACGGCTGAGCGAGGCGCGACTGGGTGTAAACCCCGATGTGAGCGCGGGTGCCCCGTCCCTACGTTGGGCGCCACGCTCGGCCGGGGACGGCCGGGCATCCCCCGTAATCACTACAAGTGGAGATCCCCCCATGGATTCGGTGCAGACTCTGCACGACTTCACGCTCAGCTTGCTCCAAGACCCGTCCGCGCTCGCCGCTTTCGGCCAGGACCCGCAGGCCGCGCTGGCCGCTGCTGGGCTGGGCGACATCAGCGCCGCCGATGTGAACGAGGTCGCCCCGCTGGTGCTCGACTACGTGCCGGTGGACCACCTGGCCTCGCTCGGCCAGCTGCCCCAGGCGGGCGACTTGACCACTGCGCTCGGCGACGGCCCGCAGGGCGCGATCGAGCAGCTGCAGGCGCTGACCGCTTCGCTCGGCGTTTCGGCTGGCGGCGGGGCGGCTGGCGGCGCGTCGGCGTCCGCGGGCACGCCCGGGCTTCCGGGTCTCGGCGAGCTGCCGTCGGTGCCGGGCGTGGGCGAGCTGCCCGGCCTCGGCGAGCTGCCGGGTGCCGGTGCGTTGCCGGGCGTCGGCGAGCTGCCGGGCGCGGGTGAGTTGCCGGGCGTCGGCGACCTGCCTGGTATCGGCGAACTGCCCGGCGTCGGCGACGTGGCTGGTGCTTCGGCGCTGCCCGCGGTTGGCGAGCTTCCGGGCCGTGGTGACCTGCCGTCGCTGCCGGGTGTGGGCGAGCTGCCCGGGCTCGGCGAACTGCCGGGTGCCGGTGCGCTTCCGGGTGTCGGCGATCTGCCCGGCGTCGGTGAGCTGCCGGGTGCAGGTGCGTTGCCGGGCGTCGGCGAGCTGCCGGGCGCGGGTGCGCTGCCGGGTGTCGGTGAACTGCCGGGTCTCGGCGAGCTGCCCGGCGTCGGCGACGTCGCCAGTGCCGTTCCGGCGCTGCCCGCGGCTGGCGAGCTGCCGTCGGTTCCGGCGGGGCCGGGTCTTCCGGCCGTCCCGGGGCTGTCCTCGGCGCCGGGGCTCGGCGACGTGCAGAACGCTGCCGCGTCCGTCACCGCGCTGGTGCAGAACCCGACCAGCGCGCTCTCCCTCGGCAACGACCTGGCCAGCGGGCTGGACTCCAACGCCGTCGCGCAGGCGAGCGGCCAGGCGGCCACCGCGGCTGACGGTGCGGTCTCGCAGGTGCAGCACGTCGGCGGCGAGCTCGCCGCGGCTTCGCCGGTCAGCCTCGGCGACCTGCCGGTCGCGAACTCCGCCGGACAGGTCGCTGGCCACGCGACTGAGGCTGGCGGCGGGATCGCCGGGCACGTCAGCGACACTGTGGGGACCGTCACCGAGAACGTCGGCAGCCTGAGCAACACGCTCAGCGCCAACGGGCTGAACCACGCGGTGAACGGCGTGACCCAGCAGGCGCACTCGCTCGTTTCGCACGGCGACGCCGAGCGTTCCGACGCCGCGACCGAGACGCACACCGGGACCGACGCGGGCGTCGGCATGGTGCACGACACCGTCTCGTCGGTTTCCGACCTCGGGCACCAGGGCCTCGGCCTTGACCTGCACGCCGGTGCGGAAACCTCGCACGGCGGCGGTGAGCTGCACCTTTCCCTCTGAGCAGAGGTAATCCGGGAGTGGCTCCGCGGTCTGGGTGCGACCGCGGAGCCACCACCCGGTTCGGATACTCCCCGTACACGGGGGACACTGGTTCGCCGTGACGGCTCCAGCTTGGCTCGAAGTGCTCGCCGAGACCGCGGATGCCTGCCGGACGCACGGCCGCGAAGACCTGGCGCAACGCCTTCGCCGGCGTCAGGACCGGCCGCCGGGAGGCACGCGGGTCGCGGTGCTCGGATTTCCCAAGCAAGGCAAGGGCTACCTGGTCAACGCGGTGCTCAACGCGCCGGTCTGCCCGGTCGGCGACGCGGCGACCCCCGCGGTGCCGATCGAGGTCGCGTACGCGGCCGAACCCGGCGCGACGCTCGTCGGACGCGCCGAAGAACGCATCCCGGTCGAGATCGAGAAGCTGACCGGCGAGGTCGGCGCCCGGCCGGCCGGGTCCCTGCGGCGGGTCGAGGTCGGGGTGCCGCGCGATTTGCTGTCCGCGGGCTTGGTGCTCATCGACACCCCGGCGATCGGCGACCCGAGATCGCCTCGCACCGCTGCCGCTCTGGACGTTCTCGCGGACGCGGACGCGGTCATTCTCGTTTCCGACGCCGCCGCTCCGCTGGATCAGGCCGAACTGGCGTTGGCGCACCACATCCGGACCTGGTGCCCGCACGTGGTAGTCGCACTGACCAAGATCGATGTCAGCCCCGGATGGCGCACGGTTGCCGAACAGAACCGCACCGCGTTGTCGGCAGCGGGGATCGATTCGCCGGTGCTGCCCGTGTCGGCGACGGTTCGGTTCGCCGCGGCCAAGGGCGGTGACCAAGACCTCAACGCGCGGTCCGGGTTCCCGGAGCTGCTTTCCTGGATCGCGACGCAGGTGTCGCGGCCCGCGGAGAGCACGGCTGCTTTGCTCGCGGCGGTGAGTGTGCGCGCTGCGGCGGCCGAGCTGGTCGAGACGTTGCGGGCGCGCGCCGAGGCGGCGGGACAGGAAGCGGGCGTTGATCAGACGACGCTGCTGCAACGTTCGCAGCGCCGCGCTGACGAGTTGCGCCGACGCAACAGCCGCTGGCAGAACCTGCTGGCGGACGAGATCGCTGACCTCCAGTCCGACGCGGAGTACGACCTGCGCGAACGCACCCGGAAGATCGTCGAGACGATTGACGAGACCTTCGACCGCGGGGACCCGGTGAAGGTGTGGGACGAGTTCGGGCCGTGGCTGGACAGCACGCTCGCGGAAGCGGTCGAGACGACCTACACCTTCGCGGCCGAGCGCGCGGAGTGGATCGCGCAGGCGGTGGCGGTGAGCTTCGGCGCGCAGTACGACCTGCCGGACCTGGCGTTGACCGACTCCGGCGCGGACCGGATCGCCGAGGTGCGGCAGCCGCGGATCGAACGGTTCAAGATCGGGCAGAAAGCGTTCACCGGGCTGCGCGGTTCGTATGGCGGCGTGCTGATGTTCGGCCTCGTGACCGGCTTGGCGGGGCTGCCGTTGATCAACCCGGTGTCGATCGGCGCGGGGGTCGCGTTCGCGGCGAAGACGATCAGCGACGAGGGCGGCATGCGGCTGCAACGCCGGCAGGCGGTGGCGAAGATGACCGCGCAACGGCACGTCGACGACGTGTTCCTGCGGTTCAGCAAGGAATGCCGCGACGCGATCCGCCACGTGCAGCGACGGTTGCGGGACCACTTCACCGAACTCGCGGACGGTCTTGCCGACGAGCTGACGCGGGAGCGCGAGATGATCATCGCCGGATCGGCCGAGCGGGAGCGGCGCAGCGCGGCGCTGCGGCGGGAGATCGACCGGCTCGCGGGATTGCACAAGCGGGCCGGGGAGTTGGGGATGCTGGCCAACCGGGCCCCTAAGGAGTTGTCTGCGTGACCGGCGGGGCGGCCTGGTCGCGGCGAGCTTGAGCGGGTTTCCGCATCGTGGGCGTCAGTTGGTCTCGATGCGTTGCACTGCGACGAGTCCGCGTGGCCCAGCCGCGTCGGTTGGTGGCGGCTTGCTTCGGCGGGGGCGAACCGGTTTGGGAGGCGGCACTGCGGGCTGGAAGGGCTTGGCGGTCGGGAATGTGTCGTTCTTGGGCGGTTGAGGGCGGTTTCGGCTGAGGTCGGCTGGGCAACGGCGGGACTCGGTGAGCGGCGCATTGCCGGGTAGCCGAGGATGTTCGGGGCGAGTCGAGTGAGGAGTGGTGTCGCGCGTGGTTGAGGACGTTCGGGCGCTTCTGGCGGATGCTTCTGCGTACTACCGCGACAGCCCGAGGGCTTCGGCGTTGCTGGGGGAAGCGCTTGACCATCTCGACGAGCCGCTCCGGGTGGGCATCGGAGGGGCTGCGGGCACGGGGAAATCGACGTTGACCGCCGCGTTGGGGGACTGGCCGACGCGGGCGTTGCGCGATCTGGAGTTTCTCGACGCGCCGCACCCGTCGACGCTCACCGACGCCTCCGTACAGCTGCTACGTCACCTTGAACCCGACCACTTGGCGACGTTGCGTCCGACAGCGCCTTCGGCGTTCGCGCGACAGACGGCCGTCGACACGATCCTTGTGCTGGCGCGCGCGGACGAGACCGGCGCTGGGCGAATCGACGCACTGCTTACCGCGAAGCAGATAGCGCGGCGCGCGTGGCGCGAAGACCCGCTGTGCAGCGGATTCCAAGGCGTGATCGCGGTGGCGGCGCAGCTTGCGTACGGGGCGCGCGCGTTCACTGATGACGAGTTCGAACTTCTCGCGGCCTTCGCGGCTGTACCGCGTGAGGAGTTGGAGCGGTATCTGCTGTCGGTCGACACCTTTACTGATCCAGCGTTTCCGGGACCAGTGTCGGTCGAGACGCGACGGTCGTTGGTAGTGCGCTTCGGGTTGTTCGGAGTGAAGCTGGCACTCACGTTGATCCGTACGGGCTGTGACGACCGCGTGAAGCTGTCGGCGGAACTGGTGCGGCGTAGCGGTCTTGGCGAGCTTCGCGACACTATCGCGGGTTGTTTCGCCGCGCGTGCGGACGCGTTGCGTGCGCGGACGGCGTTGATTCGGTTGGAGACCGTGCTGAACGCGGAGCCGCGACCGCACAGTGATCGGCTTGCGGCGCGGGTCGAGCGGTTTTCGGCCAGTGCGCACGACTTCCGTGAGTTGCGGTTGATCGCGGACATTCGCGGCGGGCGGACGGCGTTGGCGGGGGAGTCCGCGGAGGAGGCCGTGCGGTTGCTGGGCGCGGAGGGGACCGCGTCGGAGGAGCGGCTGGGGCTCGCGGAGGGTACGGATCCGCGCGAGATGTACGAAGCCGGGCTCGACGCGGTGATGCGGTGGCGGCACGAGGCGGAGCGGCCGGACCGCGCGTTGGCGGACCGGGCCGCGGCGCAGGTTGTGGTGCGCAGTGCGGAAGGGTTGCTGGCGCAGTTCGTGTGACCGGGGCGAAAGCCCAACCCGCAGAGCCTCAGGCGTTGCCCAGCACCCGTCCGATGGTGAGTTCCAAGACCACTCGCTGCGGGTTTTCCCGCGGCTGCCGGTACCGCTGGGCGTAACGCTCCTCGGCGTCGCGGACTGAAGCGGCATCGTCGAGGAGACGGATCCGGCCTTCCATCGTGGACCAAGTCCGGCCCTCGAACTGGCACACCGCGGCAGCCAGCCCAGCGTCTCCAGCGGCGCGGATAAGGCGCGCCTTGTACGAGGTCCCGGAGGCGATCACGCGGGCGATGCCCTGCTCGAAGTCGACCGTCACGCCCACCGCGACCACGTGCGGCGTCCCGTTGGGCCGGACCGTCGTGAGCGACGCGAGCCGTCGTTCGGTCCAGAACTGGCGGAGGCTCTCGTCGGGTGTCATGTCCGCACGCTAGACGAGACAGAAATTCAACTGCTTGTTGACCTCTTTAACAACCAGTTGTAGCGTCCCGCGGAACCAACGACGTCCTGGAGGGTCCGCATGTCGGCGCTTCGTTCCCGTGCCTGGCAGGCCGCTGTGCTCGGCGGTCTGCTCGCGTTCGCTACTGCCTGTGGAGGGGGTCCCGACGGGGCCGGCGGCGGGCAGCCGCAGAAGCCGAGCGCTGTTCCGGACAACACCGCGTTGCTCGGGTCGATCAAGGCCGACCCGCAGCTCGCCGGAGCGTTGCCGCCGGCGGTGGCGCAGGCCAAGACATTGCGGCTGGCGTCCAACATCCAGTCGGCGCCGAACAACTTCTACGCCGCGGACGGCAAGACGCCGATCGGCTACGAGGTCGATCTCGCCAAGGCCGTCGGGGCGAAGCTCGGGGTGACCGTCGCCTACCAGGACCTGGCGTTCGGTTCGCTGATCACGAGCCTGCAGTCCGGCCGCGTCGACCTGACCATGGCCGCGATGAACGACACCAAGGAACGCCAGCAGCAGATCGACTTCGTCGACTACTTCTCGTCCGGCATCACGATCATGATCCGCAAGGGCAACCCGGACGGCATCACCGGGCCGGACACGTTGTGCGGCAAGAACGTGGCGGTCGTGCAGGGCACCAGCCACCAGAAGTTCGCCACCGCGCAGAGCGCGAAATGCACCCAGGCGGGCAAGCCGGCGATCACGGTCACCGCGACCGACAGCGACAACCAGAACCAGAATCAGCTGCGGACCGGTCGCGTCGCGGCGATTCTCAACGACCTGCCGAGCGCGGTCTACATTTCGCGCACCGCGGGCGACGGCAAGTTCTTCGAGGTCGTGCCCGGCCAGCCGATCGAGGGCGGGCCGTACGGGATGGGCTTCGCGAAGAACAACTCGAAGCTGCGCGACGCCGTCAAACAAGCGTTGCAGTCGCTCGTCGCGGACGGGACGTACGGCAAGATCCTGCAGTCCTGGGGCGTCGAGCAGGGCGCGATCAAGGAGGCGGCCGTCAATGGCGGAAGCTGAACCGCTGCCGATCGTCCGGCTGCGGCACTGGGGACGCTGGGTCAGCGCGGCGGTGATCGTCGCCCTGCTGGTGCTGCTGGGTTTCGCGCTCGCGCAGGCGCAGATCGAGTGGGGTTCGGTACCGGACTTCGTCTTCTACCGCGTGATGGCGCTCGGGCTGCTCAACACCGTCGTGCTGGCGGTGATCGCGCAGGCGATCGCGATCGTGCTCGGCGTCCTGATCGCGTTGCTGCGGCTGAGCGCCAACCCGGTCGCGAAGTGGTTCGCGGCGGCCTACATCTGGCTGTTCCGCGGGCTTCCGGTGCTGCTGCAGATCCTGATTTGGTACAACCTGGCGCTGATCTTCCCGACCGTCTCGATCCCGCTGCCCTTCTGCGGCTATCTCGTCCACGAGCCGACGAACGTGCTGATCAGCGCGTTCACCGCGGCATTGCTCGGGCTGGCGCTGAACGAGAGCGCGTACATGGCGGAGATCGTTCGTGCCGGGCTGACCAGCGTCGACGCAGGGCAGACCGAGGCGGCGAAGTCCATCGGCATGACGCCGGGCGCGACGTTGCGCCGGGTCGTTCTTCCGCAGGCGATGCGCGTGATCATCCCGCCGACCGGCAACGACTTCATCAACATGCTCAAGGGCACGTCGATGGCGTCGGTGATCGGCGTGACCGAGCTGATCCACGCGGCCAACAACATCTCGTCCAACAACCTGCTGGTGATGGAGACGCTCATCGCGGCGGCGATCTGGTACATGGTCGTGGTGACGGTGGCGGGCATCGGCCAGCACTACCTTGAACGTTCGTTCGGGGCGGCCGACCGGAGTCCGGTCGCGCGGGTCGGGAAGGCGTTCAAGGGGATGCCGCTGGTGAGGGGTGCGCGTGTCTGAACCGTTGCTGAAAGCTGTCGGGGTCCGCAAGAACTACGGGCACACCGAGGTGCTCAAGGGCATCGACCTGGAGGTCCGCAAAGGACAGGTGGTGTGCCTGCTCGGACCGTCGGGAGCGGGGAAGAGCACGTTTCTGCGCTGCCTCAACCATCTCGAGACGATCGACGGCGGCCAGGTCTGGGTGGACGGCGAGCCGATCGGGTTCAAGCTCCGCGGCGGCAAGCTGTACGAGCTGCGGGAGAAGGACGTCGCCCGGCAGCGCCGGGACATCGGCATGGTCTTCCAGCGCTTCAACCTGTTCGGGCACCGGACCGCGCTGGAGAACGTGGTCGAGGGACCGGTGCGGGTGCTCGGCGTGGACCCGGACAAGGCGCGGAAAGAGGCGCTGGACCTGCTCGACCGCGTCGGGCTCGCGGACCGGGCGGGCGCGTACCCGGGGCAGCTGTCCGGCGGGCAGCAGCAGCGCGTCGCGATCGCGCGGTCGCTGGCGATGAAGCCGAAGCTCATGCTGTTCGACGAGCCGACGTCCGCGCTGGACCCGGAGCTGGTCGGGGAGGTGCTCGCGGTGATGGGTACGTTGGCTCGGGAGGGGATGACGATGGTGGTCGTGACGCACGAGATGGCCTTCGCCGCGGAGGCCGCCGACGAGGTGGTCTTCCTCGCCGACGGCGCGGTGGTCGAAACGGGGCCGCCCGAACGCGTGCTGAAGTCCCCGGACCACGAGCGGACGCGGCAGTTCCTCGCGCGGGTCCTCTCGTGACCCGGATCCCGCCCCGGTACCTGCTCCAGTTCGACGAGCCCGCGGGCTACCTGGACTTCGCGCGGTTCGGGCCGCCGTCGCACATTGTCTTAGACACCACCGCGCGGCTGCTGGAGGCGACGACCAAGGCCGGTCCGTCCACTGTGGACGAGCTGATGCGGCAGGAGATCCGCGCGAAAGCGGCGGCCGCGCGGCTCTGCGGCAGCGACACCGACCACACCGTGCTGCTCCCGCACACCAGCCTCGGTCTGTTCCAGGCCGCGTTCAACAGCCACGGCGAAGTGCTCGTGTCGGCCGCGGAATTCCCGGCCAACACGTATCCGTGGGCGCGTGCCGAACAGGCCGGGCGGGTGCGGATGCGGCGGCTGGAAGGCGGTTACGTCACCGCCGACCGGCTCGCGGACGCGCTCACTCCGGAAACCGCTGTCGTTTCGGTGAGCGCGGTCGATTTCCGCACTGGCTACCGGGCCGATCTCGCCGCGCTGCGCGAGGTGGTCGGCGACCGGCTGCTGGTGGTCGACGGGATCCAGGGCTTCGGGGTGATCGACGCGCCGTGGGAAGTCGCCGACGTGCTCGTGGTCGGCGGGCAGAAGTGGTTGCGCGCGGGCTGGGGCACCGGATTCGCCGTGCTGTCCGACCGGGCGCTCGCGCGAATGGACCCGATCCTCTCCGGGTGGACCGGCGCGCGCGATCCCGGCTTGTTCGACAACGAGATCCACCCGGCCGACCCGACCGCGGCCAGCTGGTCGATCTCGAACCTCAGCCCGGTCACGTCCGGCGCCTTCGCGGCGGCGCTCGAACTGGTCGAGGAAACGGGCGTCGCGGCGATCGCGAACCGGATCGGCGAACGCGTCGGCGAACTCGAAGAAGTGCTGCGTTCGTTCGGTGCGGAGATCGTGTCGGCGACTGAGCGGCGGGCCGGGATTCTCGCGTTCTCGTTGCCGGACAAACCCGCGGAGCAGGTCGGGGCGGCGTTGACGGCGGCGGGGATCGCGGCGACGGTCCGTCCGGAACACGTCCGGTTGTCGCCGCACGCGTCGACCCCGGCGGCGGCTGCTGACCTGGTGCGGGATGCGTTGGAAACGCTGCTGCGGCCTCGCCGGGTCGTGCCGGTCGCGTCGGCTTCGGGCACGGCGACGCATGAGCTGCTCACCGCGCTGATTCCGGCGGTGGACGGGCTGGCGGCGATGCTCGGTCCGGGCAACGAGGTGCTGCTGCACGACCTGTCGAAGCTGCCGGATTCGATCGTCGCGATCGCGGGGAAGCTCACCGGCCGCTCGGTCGGCGGGCCGATGACGGATCTGCTGCTCGGGCTCGTCCGGCGGGGCACGACGCAGGATCTGACCAACTACCGCACGCACAGTCCGGACGGGCGCGAGATCCGTTCGTCCACGCTGTTTCTGCGCGACGCCGAGGGTACCGCGATCGGGTGTTTGTGCGTGAACAGCGAACTTCCGGCCGCGGCGCAGACGTCCGAGGAACGGAGGGAGGAGACGTTCCTGCCCGACGTCGACAGCCTGCAGCGGTTCCTCGTCGGACGCGCGATCGGGAAGTCCGGGATTCCGGTGGAGCTGATGAAGAAGCGGCACAAATCGGCGGTGGTGCGCGAGCTGGACGAGGCCGGGTACTTCCTGATCAAGGACGCGGTCGACCATCTGGCCGGGCAGCTCGAGGTGACGCGCTACACGATTTACAACTATCTCAATGAGATCCGGGCTGGGTAGCCGCTCCGCCGGGCTTGCGGCCAAGCCGGGGCGGGCGCTCAGTCCAGGAACTTCTCCACCGCGTCCGCAGCCGCGGCGATGCCGCCGTTGGCACGGAGTTCCGCACGCAGCTCGGCCAA
The nucleotide sequence above comes from Amycolatopsis sp. AA4. Encoded proteins:
- a CDS encoding amino acid ABC transporter ATP-binding protein produces the protein MSEPLLKAVGVRKNYGHTEVLKGIDLEVRKGQVVCLLGPSGAGKSTFLRCLNHLETIDGGQVWVDGEPIGFKLRGGKLYELREKDVARQRRDIGMVFQRFNLFGHRTALENVVEGPVRVLGVDPDKARKEALDLLDRVGLADRAGAYPGQLSGGQQQRVAIARSLAMKPKLMLFDEPTSALDPELVGEVLAVMGTLAREGMTMVVVTHEMAFAAEAADEVVFLADGAVVETGPPERVLKSPDHERTRQFLARVLS
- a CDS encoding pyridoxamine 5'-phosphate oxidase family protein, producing the protein MTPDESLRQFWTERRLASLTTVRPNGTPHVVAVGVTVDFEQGIARVIASGTSYKARLIRAAGDAGLAAAVCQFEGRTWSTMEGRIRLLDDAASVRDAEERYAQRYRQPRENPQRVVLELTIGRVLGNA
- a CDS encoding ABC transporter substrate-binding protein; this encodes MSALRSRAWQAAVLGGLLAFATACGGGPDGAGGGQPQKPSAVPDNTALLGSIKADPQLAGALPPAVAQAKTLRLASNIQSAPNNFYAADGKTPIGYEVDLAKAVGAKLGVTVAYQDLAFGSLITSLQSGRVDLTMAAMNDTKERQQQIDFVDYFSSGITIMIRKGNPDGITGPDTLCGKNVAVVQGTSHQKFATAQSAKCTQAGKPAITVTATDSDNQNQNQLRTGRVAAILNDLPSAVYISRTAGDGKFFEVVPGQPIEGGPYGMGFAKNNSKLRDAVKQALQSLVADGTYGKILQSWGVEQGAIKEAAVNGGS
- a CDS encoding amino acid ABC transporter permease, translated to MAEAEPLPIVRLRHWGRWVSAAVIVALLVLLGFALAQAQIEWGSVPDFVFYRVMALGLLNTVVLAVIAQAIAIVLGVLIALLRLSANPVAKWFAAAYIWLFRGLPVLLQILIWYNLALIFPTVSIPLPFCGYLVHEPTNVLISAFTAALLGLALNESAYMAEIVRAGLTSVDAGQTEAAKSIGMTPGATLRRVVLPQAMRVIIPPTGNDFINMLKGTSMASVIGVTELIHAANNISSNNLLVMETLIAAAIWYMVVVTVAGIGQHYLERSFGAADRSPVARVGKAFKGMPLVRGARV
- a CDS encoding dynamin family protein — protein: MTAPAWLEVLAETADACRTHGREDLAQRLRRRQDRPPGGTRVAVLGFPKQGKGYLVNAVLNAPVCPVGDAATPAVPIEVAYAAEPGATLVGRAEERIPVEIEKLTGEVGARPAGSLRRVEVGVPRDLLSAGLVLIDTPAIGDPRSPRTAAALDVLADADAVILVSDAAAPLDQAELALAHHIRTWCPHVVVALTKIDVSPGWRTVAEQNRTALSAAGIDSPVLPVSATVRFAAAKGGDQDLNARSGFPELLSWIATQVSRPAESTAALLAAVSVRAAAAELVETLRARAEAAGQEAGVDQTTLLQRSQRRADELRRRNSRWQNLLADEIADLQSDAEYDLRERTRKIVETIDETFDRGDPVKVWDEFGPWLDSTLAEAVETTYTFAAERAEWIAQAVAVSFGAQYDLPDLALTDSGADRIAEVRQPRIERFKIGQKAFTGLRGSYGGVLMFGLVTGLAGLPLINPVSIGAGVAFAAKTISDEGGMRLQRRQAVAKMTAQRHVDDVFLRFSKECRDAIRHVQRRLRDHFTELADGLADELTREREMIIAGSAERERRSAALRREIDRLAGLHKRAGELGMLANRAPKELSA
- a CDS encoding aminotransferase class V-fold PLP-dependent enzyme gives rise to the protein MTRIPPRYLLQFDEPAGYLDFARFGPPSHIVLDTTARLLEATTKAGPSTVDELMRQEIRAKAAAARLCGSDTDHTVLLPHTSLGLFQAAFNSHGEVLVSAAEFPANTYPWARAEQAGRVRMRRLEGGYVTADRLADALTPETAVVSVSAVDFRTGYRADLAALREVVGDRLLVVDGIQGFGVIDAPWEVADVLVVGGQKWLRAGWGTGFAVLSDRALARMDPILSGWTGARDPGLFDNEIHPADPTAASWSISNLSPVTSGAFAAALELVEETGVAAIANRIGERVGELEEVLRSFGAEIVSATERRAGILAFSLPDKPAEQVGAALTAAGIAATVRPEHVRLSPHASTPAAAADLVRDALETLLRPRRVVPVASASGTATHELLTALIPAVDGLAAMLGPGNEVLLHDLSKLPDSIVAIAGKLTGRSVGGPMTDLLLGLVRRGTTQDLTNYRTHSPDGREIRSSTLFLRDAEGTAIGCLCVNSELPAAAQTSEERREETFLPDVDSLQRFLVGRAIGKSGIPVELMKKRHKSAVVRELDEAGYFLIKDAVDHLAGQLEVTRYTIYNYLNEIRAG
- a CDS encoding IniB N-terminal domain-containing protein; this encodes MDSVQTLHDFTLSLLQDPSALAAFGQDPQAALAAAGLGDISAADVNEVAPLVLDYVPVDHLASLGQLPQAGDLTTALGDGPQGAIEQLQALTASLGVSAGGGAAGGASASAGTPGLPGLGELPSVPGVGELPGLGELPGAGALPGVGELPGAGELPGVGDLPGIGELPGVGDVAGASALPAVGELPGRGDLPSLPGVGELPGLGELPGAGALPGVGDLPGVGELPGAGALPGVGELPGAGALPGVGELPGLGELPGVGDVASAVPALPAAGELPSVPAGPGLPAVPGLSSAPGLGDVQNAAASVTALVQNPTSALSLGNDLASGLDSNAVAQASGQAATAADGAVSQVQHVGGELAAASPVSLGDLPVANSAGQVAGHATEAGGGIAGHVSDTVGTVTENVGSLSNTLSANGLNHAVNGVTQQAHSLVSHGDAERSDAATETHTGTDAGVGMVHDTVSSVSDLGHQGLGLDLHAGAETSHGGGELHLSL
- a CDS encoding GTPase, which translates into the protein MVEDVRALLADASAYYRDSPRASALLGEALDHLDEPLRVGIGGAAGTGKSTLTAALGDWPTRALRDLEFLDAPHPSTLTDASVQLLRHLEPDHLATLRPTAPSAFARQTAVDTILVLARADETGAGRIDALLTAKQIARRAWREDPLCSGFQGVIAVAAQLAYGARAFTDDEFELLAAFAAVPREELERYLLSVDTFTDPAFPGPVSVETRRSLVVRFGLFGVKLALTLIRTGCDDRVKLSAELVRRSGLGELRDTIAGCFAARADALRARTALIRLETVLNAEPRPHSDRLAARVERFSASAHDFRELRLIADIRGGRTALAGESAEEAVRLLGAEGTASEERLGLAEGTDPREMYEAGLDAVMRWRHEAERPDRALADRAAAQVVVRSAEGLLAQFV